The genomic region GAACTGTATTGAACCAGCCCGCTCTGTCAACCTGATTTGAGAAAAAATTAGCAGCCGCAATGCCATGACGTTTTTCGGCCTGAAATCGCAGCTCGACGTGTCCGGCAACGCCATCTGCGTGTAAATTTCCACGCAACTTGCGTGAATCTCACGCAAACCTGGCTTCAACCTCTCGTCTCGATCGCTCGACCCAAACACCAATCTGCCACAAGGTCAGCTTGAGCTTGGACATCAAATTTATTTTGTTAATCTGCCCGCATGGCATTCGATTCCTTCCGTGACTTCGTTCAGCAACTCGACCGCGCGGGCGAACTCAAACGCATATCCCAACCTGTCGCCACCGAACTCGAAATCACCGAACTGGCCGACCGCGAAATGAAGACGCCCGGCGGCGGGAAGGCGCTGTTGATTGAGCAGCCCACGGTGAACGGCGTCCTGTCCCCGTTTCCCGTTGCGATCAACACGATGGGTTCGCACAAGCGAATGGCGATGAGCCTCGGTACTAATTCTATGGATGAAGCTGCCGCTGAGCTTGGCTCACTAATGAAAGCCAAGCCGCCTACTTCGCTACGCGAAACGATGAAGCTGCTTGGTCAGGCAATGGATCTGCGCCACGCCAAACCAAAGCTCGTGAAAGATGGCCCGTGCAAGGAAGTGATTCACAAGTTCGACGCCCCGCCCACCCGCACCAAGCCGTGGCCCAAAGCGCCAAATATCAACGCTTCGAACTCGCCCGCAACGGCGAACGTTTCTCCCTCCGAGCGTGGGCGAGCCCCGACATCCGATGTTAGGGTC from Verrucomicrobiota bacterium harbors:
- a CDS encoding UbiD family decarboxylase produces the protein MAFDSFRDFVQQLDRAGELKRISQPVATELEITELADREMKTPGGGKALLIEQPTVNGVLSPFPVAINTMGSHKRMAMSLGTNSMDEAAAELGSLMKAKPPTSLRETMKLLGQAMDLRHAKPKLVKDGPCKEVIHKFDAPPTRTKPWPKAPNINASNSPATANVSPSERGRAPTSDVRV